In Balaenoptera acutorostrata chromosome 19, mBalAcu1.1, whole genome shotgun sequence, the following proteins share a genomic window:
- the CCDC106 gene encoding coiled-coil domain-containing protein 106 isoform X1, giving the protein MNERNISRRRTVKKDNEAFEISIPFDETPHLDPQIFYSLSPSQGNFEEPPEAASPTVALMNGVRAQLHMALERNSWLQKRIEDLEEERDFLRCQLDKFISSARMDAEDHCRLKSGPRRAEGDGRGGAGGEASDPESAASSLSGASAQGSNGERKRQKQKGGTGRRRFGKPKARERQRVKDADGVLCRYKKILGTFQKLKSMSRAFEHHRVDRNTVALTTPIAELLIVAPEKLAEVGEFDPSKERLLEYSRRCFLALDDETLKKVQALKKSKLLLPITYRFKR; this is encoded by the exons ATGAATGAGCGAAACATTAGCCGGAGGAGGACAG TGAAGAAGGACAATGAGGCCTTCGAGATTTCCATCCCCTTCGACGAGACGCCCCACCTAGACCCACAGATCTTTTACAGTCTGAGCCCCTCTCAGGGAAACTTCGAGG AGCCTCCGGAGGCTGCGTCCCCGACTGTGGCCCTGATGAATGGTGTCAGGGCCCAGCTGCACATGGCGCTGGAGAGGAACTCATGGCTGCAGAAGCGCATTGAGgacctggaggaggagagggactTCCTGCGGTGTCAGCTGGACAAGTTCATCTCCTCTGCCCGCATGGATGCAG AGGACCACTGCCGGCTGAAGTCTGGGCCCCGGCGGGCTGAGGGGGACGGCagaggcggggctgggggcgAGGCCTCAGACCCCGAGTCGGCGGCCTCCTCACTCAGCGGAGCGTCTGCACAAGGCAGTAAcggggagaggaagaggcagaagcAGAAAGGGGGCACTGGCCGGAGGCGCTTCGGGAAGCCCAAGGCCCGGGAGAGGCAGCGGG TGAAGGACGCCGACGGTGTGCTCTGCCGCTACAAGAAGATCCTGGGCACCTTCCAAAAGCTGAAGAGCATGTCTCGGGCCTTCGAGCACCACCGAGTGGACCGCAACACGGTGGCGCTGACCACGCCCATCGCGGAGTTGCTCATCGTGGCCCCCGAGAAGCTGGCGGAGGTGGGCGAGTTCGACCCCTCCAAGGAGCGTCTGCTCGAGTACTCGCGCCGCTGCTTCCTGGCCCTGGACGATGAGACCCTCAAGAAGGTGCAGGCCCTCAAGAAGAGCAAGTTGCTGCTTCCCATCACTTACCGCTTCAAGCGGTGA
- the ZNF580 gene encoding zinc finger protein 580 isoform X1 — protein sequence MLLLPPRPPHPRSSSPETMDPPPPKAPPFPKTEGPSSTPSSAAGPRPPRLGRHLLIDANGVPYTYTVQLEEEPRAPPQREAPPGEPGPRKGYSCPECARVFASPLRLQSHRVSHSDLKPFTCGACGKAFKRSSHLSRHRATHRARAGPPHTCPLCPRRFQDAAELAQHVRLH from the coding sequence atgctgctgctgccgccgcggCCACCCCACCCTCGGTCCTCCTCTCCGGAGACCATGGACCCGCCGCCCCCCAAGGCTCCCCCTTTCCCCAAGACGGAAGGTCCTTCCTCCACTCCTTCCTCGGCGGCGGGGCCCCGACCCCCGCGGCTGGGCCGCCACCTGCTCATCGACGCCAACGGGGTCCCCTACACGTACACGGTGCAGTTGGAGGAGGAGCCCCGGGCCCCGCCACAGCGCGAGGCACCGCCGGGAGAGCCAGGCCCTCGCAAGGGCTACAGCTGCCCTGAGTGCGCCCGGGTCTTTGCCAGCCCTCTGCGGCTGCAGAGCCACCGCGTGTCGCACTCGGACCTCAAGCCCTTCACGTGCGGCGCCTGCGGCAAGGCCTTCAAGCGTTCCAGCCACCTGTCGCGGCACCGTGCCACGCACCGTGCCCGCGCCGGCCCACCGCACACCTGCCCGCTCTGCCCACGCCGTTTCCAGGACGCAGCGGAGCTGGCGCAGCACGTGCGCCTCCACTAA
- the CCDC106 gene encoding coiled-coil domain-containing protein 106 isoform X2: MSETLAGGGQKDNEAFEISIPFDETPHLDPQIFYSLSPSQGNFEEPPEAASPTVALMNGVRAQLHMALERNSWLQKRIEDLEEERDFLRCQLDKFISSARMDAEDHCRLKSGPRRAEGDGRGGAGGEASDPESAASSLSGASAQGSNGERKRQKQKGGTGRRRFGKPKARERQRVKDADGVLCRYKKILGTFQKLKSMSRAFEHHRVDRNTVALTTPIAELLIVAPEKLAEVGEFDPSKERLLEYSRRCFLALDDETLKKVQALKKSKLLLPITYRFKR, from the exons ATGAGCGAAACATTAGCCGGAGGAGGACAG AAGGACAATGAGGCCTTCGAGATTTCCATCCCCTTCGACGAGACGCCCCACCTAGACCCACAGATCTTTTACAGTCTGAGCCCCTCTCAGGGAAACTTCGAGG AGCCTCCGGAGGCTGCGTCCCCGACTGTGGCCCTGATGAATGGTGTCAGGGCCCAGCTGCACATGGCGCTGGAGAGGAACTCATGGCTGCAGAAGCGCATTGAGgacctggaggaggagagggactTCCTGCGGTGTCAGCTGGACAAGTTCATCTCCTCTGCCCGCATGGATGCAG AGGACCACTGCCGGCTGAAGTCTGGGCCCCGGCGGGCTGAGGGGGACGGCagaggcggggctgggggcgAGGCCTCAGACCCCGAGTCGGCGGCCTCCTCACTCAGCGGAGCGTCTGCACAAGGCAGTAAcggggagaggaagaggcagaagcAGAAAGGGGGCACTGGCCGGAGGCGCTTCGGGAAGCCCAAGGCCCGGGAGAGGCAGCGGG TGAAGGACGCCGACGGTGTGCTCTGCCGCTACAAGAAGATCCTGGGCACCTTCCAAAAGCTGAAGAGCATGTCTCGGGCCTTCGAGCACCACCGAGTGGACCGCAACACGGTGGCGCTGACCACGCCCATCGCGGAGTTGCTCATCGTGGCCCCCGAGAAGCTGGCGGAGGTGGGCGAGTTCGACCCCTCCAAGGAGCGTCTGCTCGAGTACTCGCGCCGCTGCTTCCTGGCCCTGGACGATGAGACCCTCAAGAAGGTGCAGGCCCTCAAGAAGAGCAAGTTGCTGCTTCCCATCACTTACCGCTTCAAGCGGTGA
- the ZNF580 gene encoding zinc finger protein 580 isoform X4 — protein MKHPYQLPLQMLLLPPRPPHPRSSSPETMDPPPPKAPPFPKTEGPSSTPSSAAGPRPPRLGRHLLIDANGVPYTYTVQLEEEPRAPPQREAPPGEPGPRKGYSCPECARVFASPLRLQSHRVSHSDLKPFTCGACGKAFKRSSHLSRHRATHRARAGPPHTCPLCPRRFQDAAELAQHVRLH, from the coding sequence CTGCCGCTCcagatgctgctgctgccgccgcggCCACCCCACCCTCGGTCCTCCTCTCCGGAGACCATGGACCCGCCGCCCCCCAAGGCTCCCCCTTTCCCCAAGACGGAAGGTCCTTCCTCCACTCCTTCCTCGGCGGCGGGGCCCCGACCCCCGCGGCTGGGCCGCCACCTGCTCATCGACGCCAACGGGGTCCCCTACACGTACACGGTGCAGTTGGAGGAGGAGCCCCGGGCCCCGCCACAGCGCGAGGCACCGCCGGGAGAGCCAGGCCCTCGCAAGGGCTACAGCTGCCCTGAGTGCGCCCGGGTCTTTGCCAGCCCTCTGCGGCTGCAGAGCCACCGCGTGTCGCACTCGGACCTCAAGCCCTTCACGTGCGGCGCCTGCGGCAAGGCCTTCAAGCGTTCCAGCCACCTGTCGCGGCACCGTGCCACGCACCGTGCCCGCGCCGGCCCACCGCACACCTGCCCGCTCTGCCCACGCCGTTTCCAGGACGCAGCGGAGCTGGCGCAGCACGTGCGCCTCCACTAA
- the ZNF581 gene encoding zinc finger protein 581: MLVLPSPCPQPLALPSAEAMEAPPPRTGGSPEPGPSSSTGCPQASSPSRPNHYLLIDTQGVPYTVLVDEESQRESGPDGASAQKKCYSCPVCSRVFEYMSYLQRHSITHSEVKPFECDTCGKAFKRASHLARHHSIHRAGGGRPHGCPLCPRRFREAGELAQHSRVHSGERPYQCPHCPRRFMEQNTLQKHARWKHP; encoded by the coding sequence ATGCTGGTGCTGccgtccccctgcccccagcccctggcgctTCCCTCCGCTGAGGCCATGGAGGCGCCTCCCCCTCGGACAGGCGGGTCCCCAGAACCCGGACCTTCCTCCTCCACAGGATGTCCCCAGGCTTCGTCCCCTTCGAGGCCCAACCACTACCTGCTCATAGACACCCAGGGCGTCCCGTACACCGTGCTGGTGGACGAGGAGTCTCAGAGAGAGTCCGGGCCCGATGGGGCTTCGGCTCAGAAAAAGTGCTACAGCTGCCCAGTGTGCTCCCGGGTCTTCGAGTACATGTCTTACCTTCAGCGACACAGCATCACCCACTCGGAGGTCAAGCCCTTTGAGTGTGACACCTGCGGGAAGGCATTCAAGCGGGCCAGCCACCTGGCGCGGCACCATTCCATTCaccgggcgggcggcgggcggcccCACGGCTGCCCGCTCTGCCCTCGCCGCTTCCGAGAGGCGGGCGAGCTGGCCCAGCACAGCCGGGTCCACTCCGGGGAGCGCCCCTACCAGTGCCCGCACTGCCCACGCCGATTTATGGAGCAGAACACGCTGCAGAAGCACGCTCGGTGGAAGCATCCCTGA